The genomic segment TGTAAATTAGTCGCATCTATGTATGGCTTGGCCGGTTGAGCTATGATAACAGTTAAGTTTCTAGGTCGAGGACTCAGAGGAAACTGTGCAGTGCGACTAATGAGATACGACTGTCATTCCTCTCTCGATTTATAGcagtattttttatcatttaattcaGGGGTCACCAAACTTTTTTGATGGTGGGCCAGATATAGTTAAAAGAATGCCAAGCGCGGGCcggataaatattttgttcaattcaGTACAATATAGAATACACTGATTGTACACAAaatcaatacataaaatacacaaaataataaaaacaataagcatattttaataatgcCAAAATATTGCCAAGTTAGGATTTTTAGAATAAGTGCGCACATAGCTGAATTGCATAAAAAGTAAGCAGCACAAAAGTTaatgagatttgtgaaactggcGTTTTGCttccaaaatatcatcaacatttgCTTCATGATTCCTGCAGCCAACCATAAGAATTGTTTTCAAATGTTCGTCAGTGAGCCTTGTTCGATGTATTGACTTCACacacttcatttttgaaaaagTTTGCTCACAAACATAAGTTGTTCCAAAAAACTGATGCCATGCCTGAGgcaaattttttcaattttgaaaatttatcagCAGGCAAGCAGTGATAAAATTCAATGAGTTTTCCTTCTCTGTGCTTCTCTTTCAACAAGGTATTAGATTGCAAGTCAATAAGCTCCAGTTGTAGTTCAGTTGGCATATTATCAAGATTATAGCCAAAAGGATTCTCAAACAAAAGAATTTCATTCTCAATTCTGTCAAGATCTGAAAATCTTTGAGAAAAATGCTTATTTACGTcctgaataatttttttatgtaacttGAGGTTAACATGTTCCACATTTTCTGTGCAAAACTCTTGAAAGCACTGAAAATGAGAGAAGTTTCCTCCTTCAAGTTGTGCTTCAAACAATGATAGCTTTCTCCGAAATGTTGTAATAATTCTGTAGAGATCACAGACAAGGTTATTCTTTCCTTGCagttttaaattcatttcattcGTATGAGAAGTAACGTCAACTNNNNNNNNNNNNNNNNNNNNNNNNNNNNNNNNNNNNNNNNNNNNNNNNNNNNNNNNNNNNNNNNNNNNNNNNNNNNNNNNNNNNNNNNNNNNNNNNNNNNNNNNNNNNNNNNNNNNNNNNNNNNNNNNNNNNNNNNNNNNNNNNNNNNNNNNNNNNNNNNNNNNNNNNNNNNNNNNNNNNNNNNNNNNNNNNNNNNNNNNNNNNNNNNNNNNNNNNNNNNNNNNNNNNNNNNNNNNNNNNNNNNNNNNNNNNNNNNNNNNNNNNNNNNNNNNNNNNNNNNNNNNNNNNNNNNNNNNNNNNNNNNNNNNNNNNNNNNNNNNNNNNNNNNNNNNNNNNNNNNNNNNNNNNNNNNNNNNNNNNNNNNNNNNNNNNNNNNNNNNNNNNNNNNNNNNNNNNNNNNNNNNNNNNNNNNNNNNNNNNNNNNNNNNNNNNNNNNNNNNNNNNNNNNNNNNNNNNNNNNNNNNNNNNNNNNNNNNNNNNNNNNNNNNNNNNNNNNNNNNNNNNNNNNNNNNNNNNNNNNNNNNNNNNNNNNNNNNNNNNNNNNNNNNNNNNNNNNNNNNNNNNNNNNNNNNNNNNNNNNNNNNNNNNNNNNNNNNNNNNNNNNNNNNNNNNNNNNNNNNNNNNNNNNNNNNNNNNNNNNNNNNNNNNNNNNNNNNNNNNNNNNNNNNNNNNNNNNNNNNNNNNNNNNNNNNNNNNNNNNNNNNNNNNNATATACCTGTAACTGTATATTCTCtccaatttcttttattgtcCGCACAACTGAACTTGCTGAAAAGCTGATACAGCCAAACATGTTAGCTTTTTCACGACACAAGTCATTTGCTGCTTCCATCATGCACTCTTTTATAAAGTTTCCATCAGTAAATGGTTTTCATCGCTCTGCCAACTTATTCACTACTTTGCAACTTACACGAGTGATAGATTcattttcaacaaactttttcGTAAAGAAATTCCTTTGAGATTCTAAACTATGTTTCATAGATTCAAATTTCTCGGACCgctatttttcagaatatttagaATGTGTTGAGAGATGTTTTGCTTCGTAGCGACGACGAATATTGTACTCTTTCATAACAGCAACACTTTCGTTGCATATCAGGCAACTAGCTTTCTGGTCGTTTGTATCCCCAAAGAAGTACTTTTCTCCccattctttattgaaaatgcGACATTCATCATCAACCTTTCTCTTCTTAGTAGCCATAATGatgggtgaagaaaaaacaaaagcagtcttAGGCCTCGGCGtcagatattctcgttttaatTGTAATCACTAATAACTGACTAGCCCGAGGCACACGTGAGGCACTGTAGTATTTATTATGGCGCGTGAAATACATACAAGGCGGTACCCCCGCATGGctacagtgtaatgactgaaaaaagtaaaagataaaagatatatcttcAGCGGACGTTTGTTTATTTTCCCTTGTTTCCCCTTTTACTGTTATGGAAACTGGCTTATTCCAAAGATTGTACTATTGCAATTTGTTTCTTTACTCTACTGAATCTCAATTCCGAACTAATCTTTCTGTCAGACCAATAATTTAACCTACCAGAACTGTTCCTATTATGTTTGCGTTCGAAGTCAAGAGTTCAGGGTGTAATATTGCAAGCTATGAAGTTCATGTCTACATCAAAGAGACATAAACAACCTCATGCAGAACAAAGTGATGACTTCTCTTTTCCTCTTACACTTCTTCCTCCTCTGTTTTCTTCCTTGTCTTCGTCTTTCTTGAAGTCTTCCTTctattctccctcttcttcttgcACCCTCTCCtttatatcatcattttcatctcctctcctgttttccttctttttttcctattttcctttTCCCCTCAGTTATGTACCTTCACTTTCAATGAtttcttcttttcacttttcCACTAAAATAGTG from the Octopus bimaculoides isolate UCB-OBI-ISO-001 chromosome 11, ASM119413v2, whole genome shotgun sequence genome contains:
- the LOC106878960 gene encoding general transcription factor II-I repeat domain-containing protein 2B-like, which gives rise to MNLKLQGKNNLVCDLYRIITTFRRKLSLFEAQLEGGNFSHFQCFQEFCTENVEHVNLKLHKKIIQDVNKHFSQRFSDLDRIENEILLFENPFGYNLDNMPTELQLELIDLQSNTLLKEKHREGKLIEFYHCLPADKFSKLKKFASGMASVFWNNLCL